One stretch of Harmonia axyridis chromosome 1, icHarAxyr1.1, whole genome shotgun sequence DNA includes these proteins:
- the LOC123682848 gene encoding 33 kDa inner dynein arm light chain, axonemal gives MAERIIPSSNTLVKYDNPTLVTKHEDRKKEKGRDESPTKGKATSAGADAKRETEEILNTILPPLEWEEDGQMWRQQVSTNPATRLEVVNLQEQLDMRLQQRQARETGICPVRRELYTQCFDEIIRQVTINCAERGLLLLRVRDEMRMTIEAYQALYCSSIAFGMRKALQAEQGKSDLEGQVEQLKNEKLELEHQIIELKQRAEQADRRAAETRMAEERKHTEEIAFLKKTNMQLKTQLEGIIAPKK, from the exons ATGGCTGAAAGAATAATTCCATCCAGTAACACATTAGTGAAATATGATAATCCTACATTAGTAACAAAGCATGAGGATCGTAAGAAG GAGAAAGGAAGAGATGAATCTCCAACCAAGGGAAAAGCAACTTCAGCTGGAGCTGATGCTAAAAGAGAAACTGAAGAGATACTGAACACTATTTTACCGCCCTTAGAATGGGAGGAAGATGGACAAATGTGGAGGCAGCAAGTCTCCACAAACCCTGCTACAAGATTGGAAGTTGTGAATTTACAAGAGCAGTTAGATATGAGGTTGCAGCAGAGACAG GCGAGAGAAACTGGAATTTGTCCTGTACGGAGAGAACTTTATACCCAATGTTTCGACGAAATAATTCGCCAAGTAACTATAAATTGCGCAGAAAGAGGTTTACTCCTACTACGAGTGAGGGACGAGATGCGCATGACAATCGAAGCTTACCAGGCTTTGTATTGCAGCAGTATCGCTTTCGGCATGCGCAAAGCCCTTCAAGCTGAACAGGGGAAGTCCGATTTGGAAGGGCAGGTTGAGCAactgaaaaacgaaaaattggAGCTCGAGCATCAGATCATCGAGTTGAAACAGAGGGCTGAACAGGCTGATCGAAGGGCTGCTGAAACGAGAATGGCTGAGGAAAGGAAACATACTGAAGAGATTGCGTTTTTGAAGAAGACTAATATGCAGTTGAAG aCTCAACTAGAAGGAATTATAGCAccaaagaaataa
- the LOC123682831 gene encoding transmembrane protein 183, translating into MAKQGKVNRKIKGSRDVTIYDFANSSQTNGRPKKSEVSITNVVKQELEIKEHWYSDDEEEEDSEDTSLQLKKKGKSKKQKNMEAIGLDYPVDIWFLISEYIRPEDVGSFAAICQASYAVIQSVKFWRSLYKRYFNKEFLTIEYQPECLLRHFGLRTAVVKALFLMYPPFQKRVRQTLLGVSHPDVLIGMTCVGLISKTEGKTGNEILYYYFKFRRSNAAPVKTHKTKEQSVIDLLNDINANPDEDHCILLAISKEQISFPPILGQTLNHVSVTLSKAFCNNRLQLVFGNALDKFCSNENSFNGNSVVLDPVSNISILNWWHPMYIKNNNIPSLDED; encoded by the exons ATGGCAAAACAAGGAAAAGTTAATAGAAAAATCAAGGGTTCCAGAG ATGTCACAATTTATGATTTCGCGAATTCATCCCAAACTAATGGTCGTCCCAAAAAATCGGAAGTCAGTATCacgaatgttgttaaacaagaATTAGAAATTAAAGAACACTGGTATAGTGATgatgaggaagaagaagatagTGAAGATACCtctttacaattaaaaaaaaaaggaaagagTAAAAAGCAGAAAAACATGGAAGCAATTGGATTAGATTATCCAGTTGATATATGGTTTTTGATATCCGAATATATAAGACCTGAAGATGTAGGATCGTTTGCTGCTATATGTCAGGCTTCTTATGCTGTTATACAAAGTGTGAAGTTTTGGAGATCCTTGTACAAGAGATATTTTAATAAGGAATTCTTAACCATAGAGTATCAACCAGAATGCCTGCTGAGGCATTTTGGTCTTAGAACAGCAGTAGTGAAAGCTTTGTTTCTTATGTATCCCCCATTCCAGAAAAGAGTACGACAAACACTATTGGGAGTAAGCCATCCTGATGTTTTGATAGGGATGACCTGCGTTGGTCTGATATCAAAAACTGAGGGCAAAACTGGTAAtgaaatcttatattattacttTAAATTCCGAAGGAGTAATGCAGCCCCCGTTAAAACTCACAAAACTAAGGAACAATCTGTAATCGACTTATTGAATGATATCAATGCTAATCCAGATGAAGACCACTGTATACTTCTTGCAATATCAAAAGAGCAAATATCATTTCCACCAATCCTCGGCCAAACTTTGAACCATGTGTCAGTGACATTATCCAAGGCATTTTGCAATAATCGTTTACAGCTTGTATTTGGAAATGCATTAGATAAGTTTTGTTCAaacgaaaattcattcaatGGAAATTCTGTAGTTTTGGATCCTGTGTCCAATATTTCAATTCTAAATTGGTGGCATCCAAtgtacataaaaaataataatataccaAGTCTTGATGAAGATTAA